Part of the Desulfohalovibrio reitneri genome is shown below.
CCAACCTCCTTGAACCCGGCGGTAATGACGATGGCCGCCTTGCAACCGCTCTCGCCCAACTCACGCAGGGCGTCGATGGCCAGGCGGCGCGGCACAACCACCACGCCCAGGTCCGGGGCGCGGGGCAGCTCGCCCACCGAGGCGTAGGCCGTCAGCCCCTCAATCTCCCCACCCTTGGGGTTGACCGGGAACACCTCGCCGGTGAACCCCGCCTCGCGCAGGTTGGCCACGATGGTGTGGCCGATCTTGCCCGGTGTGGCGGACGCGCCGACCACGGCCACGGAGGAGGGGGTGAAGAGGGCGTCGAGGTCCATGATGGGGACGGGACGCTACCGGTCTAGACCGGGTCGTTGAGCAACCGGCCGGATTCCTTTTCGATGACCGGCCGCACTTCGATCCGTGTGGGCAGTTCTGTGACGCCGGGGCCGAATTTCCGGGTGAGCCGGAAGTACGCGGCCATGTCGCGCTGGATGCCGGAGGCAAGGGAGCCGCTGAACTCGCCGCGCTCCGTGACCGCCCGCCACATCCGCCTGGTGGTGAAACCGGACATGGAGGGACCGGCCGGGCTTGCGCCGGAGGGAACCGGGGTGGAATCGTCGGCCATGGCGTCCTCTGCTGGTATGGCCCGCGCTGGCGCGGCTTTTGTTCATCCTTGACTTGCCGCATGCTACACGGAAAAAAGAAAAACGAAAACAGCCCGCAAGAGAAACGCCGAGGGGGAAGATTCATGCGCAACCGCAGCCTGTGCGCCGCCGCGCTGGTCCTGGTGGCCGCGCTGCTGGCGGCCGCGCCCGGCGCACCCCGAAGCAACGAAGCCAGGGAGCGTCCTTGGCGGCCCGCGCCCTACTCTTCCAAATAGTAGTCGATAGTCGAAACCACCCGGACGACCTTGATTTCCGGGGTGTAGGGGTCGCGGTCGCGGATGGTGAAGATGCCCTGGCGGGCGTTGCGGATGGCGCCGACCTTGCTGCCGGAGTCCTCGGCGAACTGGCGGGCGGCTTCGCGGGCGTTTTCCGTGGCCGTGCGGATCATGTCCGGCTTGATGTCGTTGAGGCTGGTGAACTCGAAGCGCGGCCGGTGCTGGTAGTCCTGGGCCAGCACCACCCCCTTGGCCACCAGATCGCCGGACTGGGACATGGCCTGCTTGACCCGCGTGATGTCCCCGGAGCGCACCAGCACCACCTGTTTGGCCCGGTAGCGGTGGGGGGGCTCGTTGCCCGGGGGGTAGCCCCGGGTGGAGGTGTCCGTGATCTCGGGCGCGGCGTGGGAGACAGCCTCACCGTCGAAGCCCTGTTCCGTCAGGTACCCTTTGATCGCCTCGCGGGAGGCGCGCAGCTCGGCGTGCAGTTCGGCCAGCTCGTCCGCGGCCACGGTGAAGCTGATGGGCCACATGGCCAGGTCCGCTCGGACCTCCCGCTCGGCCAGTCCCTTGACGGTGACGTGGCGGTTGAGCCGCTTGAAGTCCACCACCGACTCGGAGACCCACCAGCCGCACAGGGCGACGGCCACGGCCAGCAGCACACCGGGGATGAACAGCGCGTGCGACGCGCCCTCGCGGTTCATTGCGTGGTCCCCTGGGCCTCGGGCGGCACCTCGAAGGGGAACAGCTCCGGCCCGGTGAGGTCCATGAGGCGCATTTCGAAGCTTTCGTCCTCAAGCGGGGTGGGCAGGGTCTTGTCGCGCATGGCGCACCAGATGGCCTGGGCGAAGGTGGTCAGCAGGGTGGCGGTGTCGTCCTCCATCTCTTCGGAGGCGATGAGGCGGCAGCCGGGGCCTTCCTCCTCCTCGCCCTTCTGGGTGAAGGGCAGGGCCATGACGAACAGCCCGTCCTTCTCCCGCGCTTCGAAAATGAGGGCGGGCAGGTCCTCGGGCAAGAGGTGCGTGATGTCGCTGGCGCCCTGGGCGATGGGCGGATAGTTGGCCATGACCGTGGACAGCGGACCCACCCAGCCCAGGGTGAAGGTCTCGGCCACGCGCTGCCAGTCGCGCTGAATGCATTCCTGCGGGGTTATGGGCATGCGTGCTCCTTGCGTGATTTGGGGATGGCGGCCCGCGCGCTCGGGCGGGGCCTGGAAAAAAGAGCGGCTCAGGCGCGGACGTCGGTCAGGCTGCCCTTGACCGTCACGGAGCGGCTGTCCGAGGGCAGGGTGCGCGCCTCGGGTTTCGCCCGCAGCAGGGCGCGGAAGTTCTCCGCCGCCGTGACTTGCGGGTCGCGCGGAACGAGCCGGTTGCCTGGAGCGAGGGAAATGTAACTCATGGCATTCCTCGTTTCCGAGGTGTAGCCCGCCCGCCCGAGGGGGGTCAACTCCTTCACCGAAAAGCCCCCCTTCCTTCCTCTGGATTCGCCTCCCGGCCGCGCGCATGGCCGGAGATGACTTGAAAACCGGGAAGACGAGCGAAAGGGAGCCAGCCATGCCCGAGCACACCAAGCCCGGAGGCGAGTACACGGAAGAGGAACGCCGCGAGAGGGAGCGCCGCAAGGAGGTCAACGAGGCCCTGCGCAAGGAGGAGGGGGAGTCCATCCGTTCCGTGACCGGGGAACAGGAACCCGTGCCCGAGGGGGTGCGCCTCAACCGCGAGGAGCGGGACAACCCCTCCGTGACCAGGGAGAAAATCATCGAAGAAATGGAAACCGAGGACGAGTGGCGGGAAAA
Proteins encoded:
- a CDS encoding SIMPL domain-containing protein is translated as MNREGASHALFIPGVLLAVAVALCGWWVSESVVDFKRLNRHVTVKGLAEREVRADLAMWPISFTVAADELAELHAELRASREAIKGYLTEQGFDGEAVSHAAPEITDTSTRGYPPGNEPPHRYRAKQVVLVRSGDITRVKQAMSQSGDLVAKGVVLAQDYQHRPRFEFTSLNDIKPDMIRTATENAREAARQFAEDSGSKVGAIRNARQGIFTIRDRDPYTPEIKVVRVVSTIDYYLEE